The Niastella koreensis GR20-10 genome includes a window with the following:
- a CDS encoding ABC transporter ATP-binding protein, translated as MASVVANNLTKQYGKKKDTVQALKGISFEVEKGELFGIIGPDGAGKTSLFRILTTLLLPDGGAASVDGLDVVKDFKAIRQRVGYMPGRFSLYQDLTIEENLEFFATIFNTTIRENYDLIKDIYSQIEPFKDRRAGKLSGGMKQKLALSCALIHKPTVLFLDEPTTGVDAVSRKEFWEMLRSLKNQGITILVSTPYMDEASLCDRVALIQNGEILSVDTPEGVITSYKHPLLAVKDNNMLALLNLLQQYEGALDAYPFGEFHHVVLKDGYTNSSVTTYLQQHQLGHVEVHAIKADIEDCFIALMKSG; from the coding sequence ATGGCATCTGTAGTTGCAAATAATCTTACGAAGCAGTATGGTAAGAAGAAGGACACCGTACAGGCCCTGAAGGGCATTTCCTTTGAAGTAGAAAAAGGGGAGCTTTTCGGGATCATAGGTCCGGACGGAGCAGGCAAAACATCTTTGTTCCGCATACTTACCACGTTATTGTTACCCGATGGCGGAGCTGCTTCGGTAGATGGCCTGGATGTGGTAAAAGATTTTAAAGCCATTCGTCAGCGGGTAGGGTATATGCCGGGCCGTTTCTCCCTGTACCAGGACCTGACCATTGAAGAAAACCTTGAATTCTTTGCTACCATCTTCAACACCACTATCCGGGAGAATTATGACCTTATTAAAGATATCTATTCGCAAATAGAACCCTTTAAAGACAGAAGGGCCGGCAAGTTATCGGGTGGAATGAAGCAAAAGCTGGCATTGAGTTGTGCATTGATCCATAAACCAACGGTGTTGTTCCTGGATGAACCTACCACCGGTGTGGATGCCGTTTCACGAAAAGAGTTCTGGGAAATGTTGCGCAGTCTTAAAAACCAGGGCATCACCATTCTTGTATCAACGCCCTATATGGATGAAGCCAGTTTGTGCGACCGCGTAGCCCTCATTCAGAATGGTGAGATCCTGTCGGTAGATACTCCCGAAGGGGTGATCACTTCTTACAAGCATCCGTTGTTGGCAGTAAAAGATAACAACATGTTGGCCTTGCTGAACCTGCTGCAACAATATGAAGGGGCACTGGATGCCTATCCGTTTGGCGAGTTTCACCATGTGGTGCTAAAGGATGGGTATACCAATTCGTCAGTAACAACGTATTTACAACAACACCAGTTGGGGCATGTGGAGGTTCATGCTATTAAAGCAGATATTGAGGATTGTTTTATAGCGTTGATGAAGTCGGGTTAG
- a CDS encoding HlyD family secretion protein, giving the protein MNKLIVTGIAVAVIVTACNRNTPKFDASGTFEVDEVIVSAEQNGKLLSFNVNEGQAIPAQQVVGIIDAENLSLQKEQIQASIEALHDKTSDVRPQVKLLQEQLNVQQSQLANMLHERTRIENLLKQDAATGKQLDDMNSQIEVLQRQMDVTRQQINVQMTNTSTQNRTVLSEKKPLEKRVAQLSDQIKKAQIINPIGGTVITKYAEPGEVTSAGKALYKIANLDTLTLRAYITGTQLPQIKLNQTVKVMIDSGANAYRDYPGTITWVSDKAEFTPKTIQTKEERANLVYAIKVRVKNDGYLKIGMYGEVLFGNKVN; this is encoded by the coding sequence ATGAACAAACTCATTGTAACCGGTATTGCTGTAGCAGTGATTGTTACTGCCTGTAACCGTAACACCCCCAAATTCGATGCATCCGGCACGTTTGAAGTAGATGAAGTGATTGTTTCGGCCGAACAGAATGGAAAATTATTATCGTTCAATGTAAATGAAGGACAGGCCATTCCGGCTCAGCAGGTAGTAGGTATTATCGATGCCGAAAACCTTTCGTTACAAAAAGAACAGATCCAGGCCAGTATAGAGGCCCTGCACGATAAAACATCCGATGTGCGTCCGCAGGTAAAATTGTTACAGGAACAACTGAATGTACAACAATCGCAATTAGCCAATATGCTGCACGAGCGCACGCGTATAGAGAACCTGCTTAAACAGGATGCCGCCACCGGCAAACAACTGGATGATATGAACTCACAAATTGAAGTACTGCAAAGGCAAATGGATGTTACCCGGCAGCAGATCAATGTGCAAATGACCAACACCAGTACGCAAAACCGTACGGTACTGAGCGAAAAGAAACCGCTGGAAAAAAGAGTGGCGCAACTGAGCGACCAGATCAAAAAGGCGCAGATCATAAACCCTATTGGCGGCACCGTTATTACCAAATATGCCGAACCTGGCGAAGTAACGTCCGCCGGCAAGGCCCTGTACAAGATCGCTAACCTGGATACGCTTACTTTGCGGGCCTATATCACCGGCACGCAATTACCCCAGATAAAACTGAACCAGACCGTAAAAGTAATGATTGATAGCGGCGCCAATGCTTACCGCGATTATCCCGGCACCATCACCTGGGTATCTGACAAAGCGGAGTTTACGCCGAAGACTATACAAACGAAAGAGGAACGCGCTAACCTGGTGTATGCTATTAAAGTAAGAGTGAAGAACGATGGATATCTGAAGATAGGGATGTACGGTGAAGTACTGTTTGGAAATAAAGTTAATTAA